The Apus apus isolate bApuApu2 chromosome 4, bApuApu2.pri.cur, whole genome shotgun sequence genome contains the following window.
ATGCAGGTTGGGAATAACACAGTGGTCTTCCCCTCAAGAGCCATTTAGGCCCAGGGAGCTTCTGAGCTCTCCTTTGAAACCAGCATTCCACTTGGAATttttgtctctggtttaattttaCTGGTGATGACATCACAGATCTCAGGCTGAGACTTGCTTTGGAGCCATCACTCCATGATAGTCAAATCAGCTATTTTCCTaacctgctcagagcagaggtCCACAGCTCCCCTTTGCATGTGCTTTCCATGTTCTCAGGTTTTAAGTCATTCCAGAGTGGCTGCAaaatatgaaatgcaaaaaaaggcaagaggaaCCGCTTTGTTATCTGTATCAAGagcaagaaaactgaagaatttaAGGGCACTGCTGTAGATTTTTGCAGGTCTACAAAGGCTCATACACTGGTGGAGGGGTCAGTCTGGTCACGGGGTACCTCCAGTTGGATGGGGCCATGGGTGTTCATCCCTTCCTGTGCTGTGTTCCCCTTCAAAGCCAGAGAAGAACTCTTCTCCAATGGTAAATGGTAGCTAGCACCTCTTGATGGAGTaagaggcaacaggcacaaacccaaaatgcaggaaattccatttaaacagaagaaaatacttacTTACTTTGAGGGTtatggaacaggctgcccagaaagatTATGACACCTCCATCCATGGAGATATTCACAACCCAATTAGATGTGCCCGTGAGCATGCTTTGAGCATGGGAggtggaccagatgacctccagaggtccctttccacCAGCTCTGCTAGGAGCAGGCACCCTCctgagagagagagcagagagggagcagagagggagcagagagggtCATTCACCTAGGTCATTCATCTAGGTGCAGAACCCCATGTGGGGAAGGACTTTGGCATGGACTGTGTTTCCCAGAAGCTGGTTTCCAAAGCAGAAGCAGGCTGGGATGATGAGAGGAAGTACCAGTTCTACCTTCTCTTGCAAATCTTCAAGTAAAGAACTTATGAAAACTACAAAACTTATGAAAACAAGGTCCTCCCTAACAAGGCAACATGGGAAGTAAGACACAGGTATTGGCTTTATGGGCTCTGTTTTTAACCCCACTGACTTATTGTTGGCCTCAACAAGAACTGGCAGTGCTGTCCACCAAACAAGCTCATTGATATTTAATAAAAGTCAGAGTTTTCCTGGAAATCAAAAAACACTCTACTTTTTACAAGGTTGATCATGCAGGCTTTGATGTGAACTGTCCTTCAAAAAGTCACTCACCAGGTGAACAGGGAAATCAGCCTGAGCTCTTAGCTAGCAATACAATTAGCCTTATCTATATTCATGGAACCAAATCTCTTCCTGATTGATGAAGTCATGCAGTTAACCTCTCCACAGCAGGCAGAGCGGAGACTTTCCATGTGCTTTCTGCTCACCTCTGTGGTGGCATCTTAGGGTGGACTCAGCATTATCAGCtgagccccagggctggtgtGGGGGGAGACGTCAGAAATTGCAAAGCTGACTAACAGTCAAATCACCTGGTTTGTCTTTCTAGCTCTGTACCAACGTGCTGCAAAACCTTGAGGAAAAGTATCTCCCAAATGTCAACCAGCTGCATACAAAGTGTGCTGGAGACCTGCCTCACAGCCACCAATGTAGTCACACTGGTGCCCAGACAGTCAGATGTATCTTGATGCCCACAACAATAGCACAGGTGGTGCCTGCACTAGAAGGACTGAACACAACCTTGCAACAGGCTGTTTTATGGCCCAGTATTGCTCCATCTTTTGGCCAGCTTGAAGGAGCATCCTACTGCATCAAAGCTGCTTTGTGAACTAGGAATATAGATGCAGGAGAGCAACCACAACACAATCCACTTCTTCTTGGTTTGTGCTGGAGATAGACCTGGCCCAACCACAGCTCTCATGTGTCATTAGTGTTTGTCTCAGTCCTGGTAAGCTGGGGAGGAATCCGTCTGGTCACCTTTGTGCTGGCAAATGTGCACAGGATCTCTGAACAGGAAAGCCTCCAGGTCTGCAGAGCTGACAGCAACCCTTGTGCAAGGCAAGAGGGATGGAAGTGAGGAAGATCTGCAGCCCAGCATCTACATCCAGAACACATCCACCAGAGATTGGAgctggctctgccagggctgctcttgATGCACAAAGTGGGAAGGGCAGTGCAGGCATTTAGGTGTGCCTGAGTCCAGATCACTTGGTGATGCTGTTGAATTAATAAACTCAGGTGAAGCAGCTTGGCTAAACTGTCAGCAGTCACATGCTGTATGGaccagccagcccagcacctggATAGCCAGTCCTCCCTGTACCATGCACTGGCTGCATGGGAAACGTGCCCCTAGACACCTCAGCCTCAAGGCATATGGCCCaatcccagccccagcctctcctgctAAGTTaatgcacattgctggctcaggTAGTTCTTGCTCTGCCCTTCCTGGAAGGATTGGAGTGATCTTCAAGGGACTGGCAGGTCTGTTGCACCCTCAGCCTCCAGGTCTGCTGGTACCTACTGGCCTGATGGCAGGAAGGGTTCTGCACAGTCCATGCCTGCAAGTGATCTGGTACCACTGGGAAACACGGTCCCTTGGAGGATAGTGGCTGTCCTTGGGCCAGGGAGGATTTACAGGATCCACTGGCAGGATTTACACATTCTCCTTGTATTCCCGATTACTGCACATCCCGAATTTATCAAGGGGCTGAGACTATACCCAAAAATGCAGCTGCAAGAAAATTGTTCAGTCTCCATCACTGCCATTCAGAGCAAAGTGCACTCAAGCCCTTCAGAAATGCTTATTGAAAGTgaaagtgaaaagaagaaatcccAGGGGGAAACCTGAAtctcagagctctgctgggcagggcaCATCTCCTGAGAAAGCAGACACCCAAGTCTTGGATGCTTTGAGCAGGATGCACCTGTGGAGCAGGGTTCATGCTTTGcacccctgtccctgcagccctctctcctttctctaccTGTTTTTATCCAGCCCTAAAGCTAGGGAAAGCACCATGTGTCTCTGGATGTCTCCAAGCTATGTGAGCCAGGGtttgcagaatattttagcAAGCCCCAAGGGTACAGGGCTGTGAAAACCAGGAGCTACAATTGTCACATTGCAAGCCTGGCTGAAACAGACATTTGTAGGATGGATGGGAGCAAATAACAAATTTTGGAGGTAGAGATACAACATCCCAGAGCACTGAGAGTTttatccctccttcctctgccttcccttttctcttcccttccctctgcataataaaatagagaaaaggcttttcccagaaaaggagaagcaggTACAGACCAGGGGGTTGGCAGACCTACAAAGCACTTGCATTAGATGCTACAGGGACAATGCAGATATGGAGGGATGGGGGCAACTCAGGCATCCCACTTTTTCCTGtgcaccagcactgcagaggtGGGGCATCCTATTCGGTTCTGGGAGGAGCACCCACCTCCTGAATTTGCAAACAAGTTCACAGAGGCTGATCAGCCAACTCCCCTTTCTGCCCAAGGCACAGATTGCTCTGGGGAGGGCACAGCCATGGTAACACCTGCACACTCCAGCCAAGGGGACTGGTGACTGAGAGATTGCAGAAATGGGGTCATGGAGAAGAATGAAGGCAGGTTTAGCAAACCAGGAACAACCCAGGTCCCACAGACCCAAAGAGCAGAATGAAGGAAATTCTGAActtttgaaagcagcaaaatcagcagaaaaaaaaccaaaagccacaaacttttaattttctgctttaaatattgGGGCTGTAAGAGTGTGTAAATGAATCAGGGAACTGCACAGAGACTTGTTGATGCCCATCTTCAAAAAGGGATACTGAAAGAATGAAGTAAGCTGAGGCTCCATCTTGGGACCCCAATGGTGGGAAGAATAACATCAAGGGAAAATGGACAAGTTTCGGATGATCTTCCAGTTCCTCCAGTCCAACCAGGAATCCTTCATGACTGGCATCTGTGGGATCATGGCCCTCGCCAGCGCACAGATGTACTCAGCCTTTGATTTCAactgcccctgcctgccacGCTACAACCTGGCCTATGGGCTGGGCATCCTCCTGGTGCCCCCCTTCATCTTGTTCCTGCTGGGCTTCGTGCTGAACAACAACGTCTCCATGCTGGCGGAGGAGTGGCGGCGGCCCCAGGGCCAGCGAGGGAAGGACCCGGCCGTCCTGCGCTACATGTTCTGCTCCATGGCCCAGCGGGCCATGATCGCCCCGGCCGTCTGGGTCTCGGTGACTCTGCTGGATGGCAAGTGCATCACCTGTGCCTTCTGCACTGCAGTGCCCGTGGAGACCCTGGGCAATGCCAGCCACCCCCGCCTCTCCCACGGGGAAATGAAGCAGATCCTTGCCCGCATCCCCTGCAAGGAGATCTACAATGGACAGGAGCTCATCGCCAACGAAGTGGCCATCAGGTACCTGCGCTGCATCTCACAGGTAAGAGGCATCACGGCTGTGCCCTTGCTAGTGGCCTGGAATTAGGCACTGCCAGGATTAGCTCTTTCCTTGAGGGAACCTCCTTGATTAAATTAAGTTGCAGGAGGAGAAACTGGTGATTTCACAAGGATGTAAGATGTTCAGCTCCAGAGACTACACCTCTGACCCAGTGCAGAGAGTGAGGTAGGTCATCCTGATAATTCAGTCCCCTCctacctgggcagcctggggctgcaggacagcaaTACATGGCCAAGCTGTATGCAGAGATTCATTTAGAGCATGTTCAGAAGAGGCTGACGTGAATGTTACTGCCTGGCTGGTGGGCTGTCAGCCCCTCCCATAACACACCAGTTGCCCACAGTAGCTCTTGCTGCTTATTATAATGTGTGGAAGCCATGGGCTGATAACCATCTATGCTGCTTGCCTCTGACATTTGCATAAAAACAGCCAGTGTGTTTATTAACCATCCTGGGGAACCACAAATGAAAAAGTGCCACTAACTGCTTGTCCTGTGCTTTATTCCACTCGAGCACTCTGCTTCTGGCCACACTGGAAACAGGATGATCTGATCTACTTTGGTCATTCATGTACTCCTGTTTAAaagcagctcctgtccctgaTCTCCTTGCGGCAGACAGGAATCATTATCACCAATTTAAGAGAAACAGAGGCATGGGGACTTCTCCAAAAACATACAGCAGATTTTCCCAGGTAGACCCCTGGGAAAACTGCTGCTATTACCAGCTGCTGGGAATAACTAGGAGCTTCAAAATAAGAGATGCCACCCAGATAACCCCTCCCAGGTGCATTTTCAGGGGGCTGCATTTAGAGCAGGGTTCACCCTCgtgagctctgcctgcacagcccagcagcatccTGAGCTGAAACTGATAGTGAACTAGCCAGAccagtcccagctctgccctcgGCTCACCCTTCCTGTCAGATCCCATTAACAGAGGATCCTGTTGCCACTGCTCACCCTTGATAGATGTCATGAAGTCCAACAGCTCAGAAAAATTATTAGACAGCTGCATACACCCCGGGAGTATCTGGAACGACATTAGCTGCGATTCAGAAGACACTGACTA
Protein-coding sequences here:
- the CALHM1 gene encoding calcium homeostasis modulator protein 1; translation: MDKFRMIFQFLQSNQESFMTGICGIMALASAQMYSAFDFNCPCLPRYNLAYGLGILLVPPFILFLLGFVLNNNVSMLAEEWRRPQGQRGKDPAVLRYMFCSMAQRAMIAPAVWVSVTLLDGKCITCAFCTAVPVETLGNASHPRLSHGEMKQILARIPCKEIYNGQELIANEVAIRYLRCISQALGWCFVLLMTMLAFLVRSLRPCFTQAAFLKSRYWSHYIDIERKLFDETCAEHARSFAKICIQQFFEGMSTDLVTVSCHPHRKDPADVGEAAEKLLGITDRGTMNTALKSWHRCKPPLHLHPPALPSSNGWAGKGKPPTHSPAPRRETAAYYSRV